A genomic region of Candidozyma auris chromosome 5, complete sequence contains the following coding sequences:
- the MRPL37 gene encoding mitochondrial 54S ribosomal protein mL54, producing the protein MLPLRFLATRSLSASVAARESICPAGTVLNLKIRKSGDEPVALKDEEYPEWLWDCLNKEKMDQQLKETDIMKWRKKQINKANNAKIKNNNFVSQM; encoded by the coding sequence AtgcttcctcttcgtttCCTCGCTACAAGAAGCCTATCAGCTTCTGTTGCTGCTAGAGAATCGATTTGTCCTGCTGGTACGGTGCTTAACCTCAAAATCAGGAAATCTGGTGATGAACCAGTCGCCttgaaagatgaagagtaCCCTGAATGGTTGTGGGACtgcctcaacaaagaaaagatgGATCAACAATTGAAGGAGACAGACATCATGAAGTGGAGGAAAAAACagatcaacaaggccaacaatgccaagatcaagaataACAATTTTGTCTCACAAATGTAA
- the YBN5 gene encoding Obg-like ATPase: MAPKKKGPVEKPILLGRPGNNLKSGIVGLANVGKSTFFQAITRCPLGNPANYPFATIEPEEARVIVPSPRFDKLCELYKPKSEVPAFMTIYDIAGLTKGASAGEGLGNNFLANIRAVDAIYQVVRCFEDSEIIHINDEVNPVADLEIIKDELRLKDIEFATKHLEGIEKITKRGGQSLEVKQKKEEAELVKRIIQLLEDGGRVANQKWTQKEVEVINSMFLLTAKPCIYLLNLSERDYVRKKNKWLLKIKEWVDANSPGDVIIPISVSLESHLSQLETDEERDAYCKEIGAQSILPKVITTMRQKLDLISFFTCGQDEVREWTIRRYYTAPQAAGVIHTDLERTFILANVMKYDDLIELGDEATVKANGKLMQKGKDYFVEDGDILHIKAAEGKAR; the protein is encoded by the coding sequence ATGGCcccaaaaaagaaaggacCCGTTGAAAAACCAATTTTGCTCGGAAGACCAGgcaacaacttgaagtcTGGTATTGTCGGCTTAGCCAACGTCGGCAAGTCCACCTTCTTCCAGGCAATCACCAGATGTCCCTTGGGAAACCCCGCAAACTACCCATTCGCTACCATCgagccagaagaagctcgtGTCATTGTTCCAAGTCCTCGTTTCGACAAATTGTGTGAATTGTACAAGCCTAAGTCGGAAGTCCCAGCTTTCATGACCATTTACGACATTGCCGGTTTGACTAAAGGTGCCAGTGCAGGTGAAGGTTTGGGTAACAATttcttggccaacatcAGAGCTGTTGATGCCATTTACCAGGTTGTCAGATGTTTCGAAGATTCCGAGATCATCCACATTAATGACGAGGTCAACCCTGTAGCTGACttggagatcatcaaggatgAGTTGAGATTGAAGGACATTGAATTCGCAACCAAGCATTTGGAGGgtattgagaagatcaccaagAGAGGTGGCCAGTCTTTAGaagtgaagcaaaagaaggaggaggccGAATTGGTCAAGAGAATCATCCAGCTCTTGGAAGACGGTGGCAGAGTGGCCAACCAGAAGTGGACACAGAAGGAGGTTGAGGTGATCAACTCTATGTTCCTCTTGACGGCCAAGCCATGTATTTACTTGCTCAACTTGAGCGAACGTGACTAtgtgagaaagaagaacaagtggttgttgaagatcaaggagtGGGTTGACGCCAACTCCCCTGGTGACGTGATCATCCCTATCTCTGTGTCGTTGGAGTCTCACTTGTCTCAATTGGAGACTGACGAGGAGAGAGACGCCTACTGCAAGGAGATTGGCGCTCAGTCCATCTTGCCCAAGGTCATCACTACCATGAGACAGAAGTTggacttgatctccttcttcacatgTGGTCAAGACGAGGTGAGAGAGTGGACCATCAGAAGATACTATACCGCTCCGCAGGCCGCTGGTGTCATCCACACAGATTTGGAGAGAACGTTCATCTTAGCCAATGTCATGAAATACGACGACTTGATCGAGCTAGGCGACGAAGCCACTGTCAAGGCCAATGGTAAGTTGATGCAGAAGGGTAAGGACTACTTTGTCGAGGATGGTGATATCTTGCACATCAAGGCTGCCGA